From Mycolicibacterium nivoides, a single genomic window includes:
- a CDS encoding aspartate aminotransferase family protein, whose amino-acid sequence MTVIQESAALPNGLTVEAAKAEAARAYELDRAHVFHSWSAQEEISPMTITAAQGSYVWDGDGNRLLDFSCQLVNTNIGHQHPKVVAAIAEQAAKLCTVAPQYANAARSEAARLIAERTPGELNKVFFTNGGADAVEHAVRMARLHTGRYKVLSRYRAYHGGTDTAINLTGDPRRWPNDRGNAGIVHFNGPFLYRSSFYAETEEQESQRALEYLDKLIQMEGPATIAAIILESIPGTAGIMVPPPGYMAGVREICDRYGIVFIADEVMAGFGRSGKWFSIDHFDVVPDLLTFAKGVNSGYVPLGGVAISPAIYETFAHRAYPGGLTYSGHPLATAAAVATINAMADEGMVENAAKIGAEVLAPGLAELAAKHRSVGEVRGAGVFWAVELVADQQTREPLAPYGGSSPAMNAVVGACKANGLLPFANFNRVHVVPPCNVTAEEAREGLAILDKALDVADQHTN is encoded by the coding sequence ATGACTGTGATTCAAGAGTCCGCCGCGCTGCCCAACGGGTTGACCGTCGAGGCGGCGAAGGCCGAGGCCGCGCGGGCCTATGAACTCGACCGCGCACACGTGTTCCACTCCTGGTCGGCGCAGGAGGAGATCTCGCCGATGACGATCACCGCCGCGCAGGGTTCGTACGTGTGGGACGGCGACGGCAACCGCCTGCTGGACTTCTCCTGCCAGTTGGTCAACACCAACATCGGCCACCAGCACCCGAAAGTTGTTGCCGCCATTGCCGAGCAGGCCGCCAAGCTGTGCACGGTGGCCCCGCAGTACGCCAACGCGGCCCGCTCGGAGGCGGCCCGGCTGATCGCCGAGCGCACCCCCGGTGAGCTGAACAAGGTGTTCTTCACCAACGGCGGTGCCGACGCGGTCGAGCACGCGGTGCGCATGGCCCGCCTGCACACGGGTCGCTACAAGGTGCTGTCGCGGTACCGGGCCTACCACGGTGGCACCGACACCGCGATCAACCTGACCGGTGACCCGCGGCGCTGGCCCAACGACCGCGGCAACGCCGGCATCGTGCACTTCAACGGACCGTTTCTGTATCGCTCGTCGTTCTACGCCGAGACCGAGGAACAGGAATCGCAACGCGCGCTGGAGTACCTCGACAAGCTGATCCAGATGGAGGGCCCGGCCACCATCGCGGCGATCATCCTGGAGTCGATTCCGGGTACTGCCGGCATCATGGTGCCCCCGCCCGGATACATGGCCGGGGTGCGGGAGATCTGCGACCGCTACGGCATCGTGTTCATCGCCGACGAGGTGATGGCGGGATTCGGCCGCAGCGGAAAGTGGTTCTCCATCGACCACTTCGACGTGGTGCCGGATCTGCTCACCTTCGCCAAGGGCGTCAACTCCGGTTACGTGCCGCTCGGTGGTGTGGCGATCAGCCCGGCCATCTACGAGACGTTCGCGCATCGCGCCTACCCGGGTGGGTTGACCTACTCCGGGCATCCGCTGGCCACCGCGGCCGCCGTCGCGACCATCAATGCGATGGCCGACGAGGGCATGGTCGAGAACGCGGCCAAGATCGGCGCCGAGGTTCTGGCGCCGGGCCTGGCCGAGCTGGCCGCCAAGCACCGCAGCGTCGGTGAGGTGCGCGGCGCCGGTGTGTTCTGGGCCGTCGAACTGGTCGCCGACCAGCAGACCCGGGAGCCGTTGGCGCCGTACGGTGGGTCCAGCCCGGCGATGAACGCCGTGGTCGGCGCGTGCAAGGCCAATGGTCTGCTGCCGTTCGCCAACTTCAACCGCGTCCACGTGGTGCCGCCGTGCAATGTCACCGCGGAAGAGGCGCGCGAAGGTCTGGCGATCCTGGACAAGGCGCTCGACGTCGCCGATCAGCACACGAACTGA
- a CDS encoding HAD-IIA family hydrolase has translation MRSPAQCWLTDMDGVLVREEHALPGAAEFLQTLADKERPFLVLTNNSIFTPRDLAARLARSGLIVPEAAIWTSALATAAFLDDQLPGGSAYVIGEAGLTTALHEAGYTLTDIAPDYVVLGETRTYSFEAITKAVRLILGGARFIATNPDVSGPSAEGPLPATGSVAAMITKATGRDPYFVGKPNPMMFRSALNRIEAHSENTVMVGDRMDTDVVAGIEAGLDTILVLTGSTSVEDIERYPFRPSRVMPSIAEAIELI, from the coding sequence GTGCGTTCACCTGCCCAGTGCTGGCTAACCGACATGGACGGCGTCCTGGTGCGCGAAGAACATGCGCTCCCGGGTGCCGCTGAATTCCTGCAGACATTGGCCGACAAGGAACGGCCATTCCTGGTGCTGACCAACAATTCGATCTTCACGCCGCGTGACCTGGCTGCCCGGCTGGCTCGCTCGGGCTTGATCGTCCCCGAGGCTGCGATCTGGACGTCGGCGCTGGCGACCGCCGCGTTTCTCGACGATCAGCTGCCGGGCGGCTCGGCCTATGTGATCGGTGAGGCCGGGCTGACCACCGCGCTGCACGAGGCTGGTTACACCCTGACCGACATCGCGCCGGACTATGTGGTGCTGGGGGAGACCCGCACCTACTCGTTCGAGGCGATCACCAAAGCCGTCCGGTTGATCCTCGGCGGTGCCCGGTTCATCGCCACCAATCCTGACGTCAGTGGCCCGTCGGCGGAGGGGCCGCTGCCGGCTACCGGGTCGGTTGCCGCGATGATCACCAAGGCCACCGGACGCGACCCCTATTTCGTCGGCAAGCCCAATCCGATGATGTTCCGCAGCGCGCTCAATCGGATCGAGGCGCACTCGGAGAACACCGTCATGGTGGGGGATCGGATGGACACCGATGTGGTGGCCGGTATCGAGGCGGGGCTGGACACCATCCTGGTGCTCACCGGTTCGACGTCGGTCGAGGACATCGAACGCTATCCATTCCGGCCCAGCCGGGTAATGCCGTCGATCGCCGAGGCGATCGAGCTGATCTGA
- a CDS encoding GntR family transcriptional regulator gives MPPRTANRRTAVASASATGARSDFVRPKTAQQAVAEALRRDITSGKLAPGSWIVQESLAEQFGMSRIPVREALKTLEAEEYITYVPHSGYRVAQLGLDELVEVFRIRDILEAELIRDAMPAVTDELIDAMREQMAVMDRAAAEADLIGVGLANRQFHFLTFEASRMARTKRIVTQLWNTADAYRPMYAHLMDLDQVNSEHVLLVDAMAARDVDRVVALNHQHRSHAIEHLHTVFGNQDPGA, from the coding sequence ATGCCACCGCGAACAGCCAACCGGCGTACAGCCGTCGCGTCCGCCTCCGCCACTGGAGCGCGGTCGGATTTCGTCCGGCCCAAGACCGCCCAGCAAGCGGTGGCCGAAGCGCTGCGACGCGACATCACCAGTGGCAAACTCGCGCCCGGCAGCTGGATCGTGCAGGAGAGCCTGGCCGAGCAGTTCGGTATGTCGCGAATTCCGGTTCGCGAGGCGCTGAAAACCCTTGAGGCCGAGGAGTACATCACCTACGTGCCGCACAGCGGATATCGCGTCGCGCAACTCGGGTTGGACGAACTCGTCGAGGTGTTCCGGATTCGCGACATCCTCGAGGCCGAACTCATTCGTGATGCGATGCCGGCGGTCACCGACGAACTCATCGATGCCATGCGTGAGCAGATGGCCGTGATGGACCGGGCCGCAGCCGAGGCTGATCTCATCGGGGTGGGCCTGGCTAACCGGCAGTTTCACTTCCTGACCTTCGAGGCCAGTCGCATGGCGCGCACCAAGCGGATCGTCACCCAGCTGTGGAACACCGCTGACGCATATCGCCCGATGTATGCGCACCTGATGGACCTGGACCAGGTCAACAGTGAGCACGTGCTGCTGGTCGATGCGATGGCGGCACGCGATGTCGATCGGGTGGTCGCGTTGAACCACCAGCACCGCAGTCATGCCATCGAACACCTGCACACCGTCTTCGGCAATCAGGACCCGGGAGCGTGA
- a CDS encoding CoA-acylating methylmalonate-semialdehyde dehydrogenase, with translation MSNVIQHWRDGKIFAGTSTATAPVTNPATGAVTGEVALASVDDARAVIDAAAAAFPAWRDTSLAKRTSVLFAFRELLNARKEEVAALITAEHGKVLSDALGEVSRGLEVVEFACGIPSLLKGGFSENASTNVDVHSVLQPLGPVGIISPFNFPAMVPMWFFPIAIAAGNTVVLKPSEKDPSAALWMARLWAEAGLPEGVFNVLQGDKTAVDELLTNPKIKAISFVGSTPIAQYVYATATAAGKRVQALGGAKNHAVILPDADLDLAADAMVNAGFGSAGERCMAISAAVAVGPIADDLVAKIAERAATIKTGDGTKDSDMGPLVTKVHRDKVASYIDAGEADGAKVVLDGRTVIANGGADGFWLGPTLLDNVTPEMSVYTDEIFGPVLSVLRVESYDEALELINNNPYGNGTAIFTNDGGAARRFQNEVEVGMVGINVPIPVPMAYFSFGGWKASLFGDSHAHGAEGVHFFTRTKAITTRWLDPSHGGINLGFPENK, from the coding sequence ATGAGCAATGTCATCCAGCACTGGCGCGACGGCAAGATCTTTGCCGGGACTTCGACCGCCACCGCCCCGGTAACCAACCCGGCCACGGGCGCGGTGACCGGTGAGGTCGCACTGGCCAGCGTGGATGACGCGCGCGCGGTGATCGACGCCGCCGCGGCGGCCTTCCCGGCCTGGCGCGACACGTCGCTCGCCAAGCGCACCTCGGTGCTGTTCGCGTTCCGCGAGCTGCTGAACGCCCGTAAGGAGGAGGTGGCCGCGCTCATCACCGCCGAGCACGGCAAGGTGCTCTCCGATGCCCTCGGTGAGGTGAGCCGGGGCCTCGAGGTCGTCGAATTCGCGTGCGGCATCCCGAGTCTGCTCAAGGGCGGATTCAGCGAGAACGCCTCGACCAACGTGGATGTGCACTCCGTGCTGCAGCCGCTGGGACCGGTCGGCATCATCTCGCCGTTCAACTTCCCGGCCATGGTGCCGATGTGGTTCTTCCCGATCGCCATCGCCGCGGGCAACACCGTGGTGCTCAAGCCCTCGGAGAAGGACCCCAGCGCTGCGCTGTGGATGGCCCGCCTGTGGGCCGAGGCCGGCTTGCCCGAGGGCGTGTTCAACGTGCTGCAGGGGGACAAGACCGCGGTCGACGAGCTGCTGACCAACCCCAAGATCAAGGCGATCTCCTTCGTCGGCTCCACCCCGATCGCGCAGTACGTCTACGCCACCGCCACCGCGGCCGGCAAGCGCGTGCAGGCATTGGGCGGGGCCAAGAACCACGCCGTGATCCTGCCCGACGCCGATCTGGACCTGGCCGCCGACGCCATGGTCAACGCCGGTTTCGGCTCCGCCGGTGAGCGCTGCATGGCGATCTCCGCCGCGGTCGCCGTCGGTCCCATCGCCGACGACCTGGTGGCCAAGATCGCCGAGCGCGCCGCCACCATCAAAACCGGTGACGGAACCAAGGATTCGGACATGGGCCCGTTGGTCACCAAGGTCCACCGCGACAAGGTGGCCTCCTACATCGATGCCGGCGAGGCCGACGGGGCCAAGGTCGTGCTCGACGGTCGCACCGTCATCGCCAACGGCGGAGCCGACGGCTTCTGGCTGGGCCCGACCCTGCTCGACAACGTCACCCCCGAGATGAGCGTCTACACGGACGAGATCTTCGGCCCGGTGCTGTCGGTGCTGCGCGTCGAGTCCTACGACGAGGCTCTTGAGTTGATCAACAACAACCCCTACGGCAACGGCACGGCGATCTTCACCAACGACGGCGGCGCCGCGCGGCGTTTCCAGAACGAGGTCGAGGTCGGCATGGTCGGCATCAACGTGCCGATCCCGGTTCCCATGGCCTACTTCAGCTTTGGCGGCTGGAAGGCATCGCTGTTCGGCGACAGCCACGCCCACGGCGCCGAAGGTGTGCACTTCTTCACCCGGACCAAGGCCATCACCACCCGCTGGCTGGACCCCAGCCACGGGGGCATCAACCTCGGCTTCCCCGAGAACAAGTGA
- a CDS encoding PucR family transcriptional regulator codes for MIPTVRDIIGLPVVRAGQPEVLSAQQLDRPVRWVHVSDMPDLAGLLQGGELVLTTGAALRDAPRDYLRGMQRAGAVGVVVELGTRIESLPDSVGETAQTLGLALVVLHQETKFVEVTEAVHRLIVADQYEELEFAHRTHKTFTELSMKRPTMADIVRAAAEMIDESVVLEDLSHQVLAISPRNEPATGVLSDWQRRSRAMTEPWATTAVGPRAEEWGRLIVPRTPSAPAKTKMVLERAAQALALQRMAERGRSGLEHQAQSGLIDDVLGGRIDDDREADARALALGLRAGGPYLPATVRVGAPADRLDPVGTQRRNIRILDAVAHSVKAQGHSAICSIRRDGEIGLVLALNHRRGSSADATLSRLAEGWREAIARGGDTDKVVIAVGGDAGAFADAVHGLREAAHVAEVAASMSDLTRPFVRASDVRLRGLITLLLDDPRVQMFAETELRTLLIHAAEQGSDDVAVLRGYLELAGNKSALAKRLHMSRPALYSRLASIERRLGVNLDDGESMTSLHVALLILDAQRSASPQAAP; via the coding sequence ATGATCCCGACCGTGCGCGACATCATCGGGCTTCCGGTGGTCCGGGCCGGCCAGCCCGAGGTACTCAGCGCGCAACAACTCGACCGCCCGGTGCGGTGGGTCCATGTCAGCGATATGCCCGACCTCGCCGGCCTGTTGCAAGGTGGCGAACTGGTGCTCACCACCGGCGCCGCACTCCGCGACGCGCCCCGTGACTACCTGCGAGGGATGCAGCGCGCCGGTGCGGTCGGCGTGGTGGTCGAACTGGGCACCCGCATCGAATCGCTTCCCGACAGTGTTGGCGAGACGGCCCAAACCCTCGGCCTCGCGCTTGTCGTGCTGCACCAGGAGACCAAGTTCGTCGAGGTCACCGAGGCGGTGCACCGGCTCATCGTCGCCGACCAGTACGAGGAACTCGAGTTCGCCCACCGCACCCACAAGACCTTCACCGAGTTGAGCATGAAGCGCCCGACGATGGCGGACATCGTGCGGGCAGCAGCCGAGATGATCGACGAATCGGTGGTACTCGAGGATCTGTCGCACCAGGTGCTGGCGATCTCACCCCGCAACGAGCCGGCCACCGGCGTCCTGTCCGACTGGCAACGCCGGTCCCGGGCGATGACCGAACCGTGGGCCACCACCGCCGTGGGCCCTCGCGCCGAGGAGTGGGGCCGGCTGATCGTGCCGCGCACCCCGTCCGCGCCGGCCAAGACCAAGATGGTCCTCGAACGCGCCGCCCAGGCGCTGGCCCTGCAGCGGATGGCCGAACGCGGCCGGTCCGGCCTCGAGCATCAGGCCCAGAGCGGGTTGATCGACGATGTACTGGGCGGACGGATCGACGACGACCGCGAGGCGGACGCGCGGGCCCTGGCCCTCGGCCTGCGGGCCGGGGGCCCGTACCTCCCGGCCACGGTCCGGGTCGGTGCGCCAGCGGACCGGCTCGACCCGGTCGGCACGCAACGCCGGAACATCCGCATCCTCGATGCCGTCGCCCACAGCGTGAAAGCCCAAGGGCACAGCGCGATCTGCTCGATCCGGCGGGACGGCGAGATCGGCCTGGTGCTGGCACTGAACCATCGGCGCGGATCCAGCGCCGATGCCACGCTCAGCCGCCTGGCCGAGGGCTGGCGGGAGGCCATCGCGCGCGGCGGCGACACCGACAAGGTCGTCATCGCCGTCGGCGGAGACGCCGGTGCGTTCGCCGACGCCGTCCACGGCTTGCGCGAGGCCGCTCACGTCGCCGAGGTCGCGGCGTCGATGTCGGATCTGACGCGTCCGTTCGTGCGCGCCTCCGATGTCCGGCTGCGCGGGCTGATCACGTTGCTGCTCGACGATCCGCGAGTCCAGATGTTCGCCGAAACCGAACTCAGGACCCTGCTGATCCACGCCGCCGAGCAGGGCAGCGACGACGTGGCAGTGCTGCGCGGTTACCTGGAACTCGCGGGCAACAAGTCCGCACTGGCCAAACGCCTGCACATGAGCCGCCCGGCCCTCTACAGCCGGCTGGCCTCGATCGAACGCCGACTCGGCGTCAACCTCGACGACGGCGAATCGATGACCTCACTGCACGTGGCGTTGCTCATCCTCGACGCCCAGCGCAGCGCCAGCCCGCAAGCTGCACCCTGA